The following coding sequences lie in one Streptomyces xiamenensis genomic window:
- a CDS encoding nuclear transport factor 2 family protein — protein sequence MERNSRRGFVSLAAVTGGLLLTGPPAVANPRPHQAPDGSRTSGRERLNKTLVLRAFARQNNGGSFYEILDERVLWTVVNGRTYRSKREFLDEGSAPILTRLATYLHMTPQNLWADGDTVIARFEGNATALDGLPYRNEYCWVLTLRGNAVVRAYAYLDMVAVAELMDRIPEPGPTSRGQN from the coding sequence ATGGAACGGAACAGTCGGCGCGGATTCGTCTCCCTCGCGGCGGTCACAGGTGGCCTGTTGCTCACCGGCCCACCGGCCGTGGCGAACCCGCGCCCCCACCAAGCGCCGGACGGCTCCCGTACGTCGGGCCGTGAACGCCTGAACAAGACCCTGGTGCTCAGGGCGTTCGCGCGACAGAACAACGGCGGCAGCTTCTACGAGATCCTGGACGAGCGCGTTCTGTGGACGGTGGTCAACGGACGGACCTACCGGAGCAAGCGGGAGTTCCTGGACGAGGGGTCGGCGCCCATCCTGACGCGACTGGCGACGTACCTGCACATGACGCCCCAGAACCTGTGGGCCGACGGCGACACGGTCATCGCCCGCTTCGAAGGAAACGCGACGGCCCTCGACGGGCTGCCCTACCGCAACGAGTACTGCTGGGTGCTGACCCTGCGCGGGAACGCGGTGGTGCGGGCGTACGCGTACCTGGACATGGTCGCCGTCGCGGAACTCATGGACCGGATCCCGGAACCGGGCCCGACCTCGCGCGGGCAGAACTGA
- a CDS encoding TetR/AcrR family transcriptional regulator, with amino-acid sequence MSEGTGGGSTSAARARLLGTATRIFYAEGIHAVGVDRIIAEAQVTRATLYRHFAGKEELVLAYLDLADRDIRAGVEAARSGEPSPAEAVRAVCRSITDAIQGPAFRGCAFLNAVAEYPDPAHPIHQAVLAHRQWFLDTVTGLLAQVGDAPAEEDGRHLVMLRDGAMAAGCLFDTKLLSETFLRGVEGILRARGA; translated from the coding sequence ATGAGTGAGGGCACAGGAGGCGGCAGCACGTCGGCGGCGCGGGCGCGGCTGCTCGGCACGGCGACCAGGATCTTCTACGCCGAGGGGATCCACGCCGTCGGCGTCGACCGGATCATCGCGGAAGCCCAGGTCACGCGTGCCACGCTCTACCGGCACTTCGCCGGCAAGGAAGAACTCGTCCTCGCCTACCTCGACCTGGCCGACCGGGACATCCGGGCAGGGGTCGAGGCCGCCCGGTCGGGCGAGCCGTCACCGGCTGAGGCGGTCCGCGCGGTGTGCCGGTCCATCACCGACGCCATCCAGGGGCCGGCGTTCCGCGGCTGTGCCTTCCTCAACGCGGTGGCCGAGTATCCCGACCCCGCCCACCCCATCCACCAGGCGGTCCTGGCCCATCGCCAGTGGTTCCTGGACACCGTCACCGGGCTGCTCGCACAGGTCGGTGACGCACCCGCCGAGGAGGACGGCCGGCATCTCGTCATGCTCCGGGACGGCGCCATGGCCGCCGGCTGCCTCTTCGACACGAAGCTGCTGAGCGAGACCTTCCTGCGGGGTGTCGAGGGCATTCTGCGGGCGCGCGGCGCCTGA
- a CDS encoding mycothiol-dependent nitroreductase Rv2466c family protein, with protein sequence MPTRKSWEGGGPAVADGAAGGGGGGGGGGRESLEEWYSHWLADTPGPVRVLVAAERKYGPPMLRDLYTALGERIHHERAPIGPELYAAAHPGFFEFKRGRTESPAPRERTGGAGGSARAARTAPGGGAVHQRNRGRGILRLFGTVLHPGPRAPRVPGHPVSRVVRRTTDCPARLMAGNISPWTVNLFRSRSISSAALSKWRSITWRRRPAGP encoded by the coding sequence GTGCCGACCCGGAAGTCGTGGGAGGGCGGCGGCCCGGCGGTGGCGGACGGTGCGGCGGGGGGCGGGGGCGGGGGCGGGGGCGGGGGGCGGGAGAGCCTGGAGGAGTGGTACAGCCACTGGCTGGCAGACACGCCCGGGCCGGTCCGGGTGCTCGTCGCGGCCGAGCGGAAGTACGGCCCACCGATGCTGCGGGACCTGTACACCGCGCTGGGCGAGCGCATCCACCACGAGCGGGCGCCGATCGGCCCCGAGCTGTACGCCGCCGCGCATCCCGGGTTCTTCGAGTTCAAGCGCGGTCGGACCGAGTCCCCCGCGCCTCGTGAACGGACCGGGGGCGCGGGCGGGTCCGCCCGTGCGGCCCGTACAGCTCCTGGCGGTGGCGCAGTTCACCAACGCAATCGGGGACGGGGCATTCTACGCCTGTTCGGCACTGTTCTCCACCCAGGTCCTCGGGCTCCGCGCGTTCCGGGGCACCCCGTTTCACGAGTCGTCCGGCGGACAACTGACTGTCCGGCACGGCTTATGGCGGGGAACATCAGCCCATGGACAGTGAACCTCTTCAGATCCCGCTCGATCAGCTCCGCCGCGCTTTCGAAATGGCGCTCGATCACGTGGAGGCGTCGGCCGGCCGGACCGTGA
- a CDS encoding DUF5709 domain-containing protein: protein MADKSRGDDVYQPAEDDGRLPPNEQPDMENTLDERDLDDQMAEGYSPPERPLAVDAFGTTDEEEHEGESLDRRLARERPDVAPGDDNGIGDVPQGEGEPREEIRGEERAGRLVAVNDTTGRQTDVFGEDVGIDGGAASAEEASVHITHESVGGSEEEARDGAEPDI, encoded by the coding sequence ATGGCTGACAAGTCACGCGGTGACGACGTGTATCAGCCGGCGGAGGACGACGGCCGCTTGCCGCCGAACGAGCAGCCCGACATGGAGAACACCCTCGATGAGCGGGACCTCGACGACCAGATGGCCGAGGGATACTCCCCTCCCGAACGGCCCTTGGCGGTCGACGCGTTCGGGACCACGGACGAGGAGGAGCACGAGGGGGAATCCCTGGACAGGCGGCTCGCCCGCGAGAGGCCCGATGTCGCACCGGGGGACGACAACGGCATCGGTGACGTTCCGCAGGGCGAGGGAGAACCCCGGGAGGAGATCCGCGGCGAGGAGCGCGCCGGTCGTCTCGTGGCGGTGAACGACACCACGGGGCGGCAGACCGATGTGTTCGGCGAGGACGTCGGGATCGACGGCGGCGCGGCCTCGGCGGAGGAGGCATCCGTGCACATCACGCACGAATCCGTCGGCGGCTCCGAGGAAGAGGCGCGCGACGGGGCCGAGCCGGACATCTGA
- a CDS encoding PfkB family carbohydrate kinase has translation MSRTPGRPAASSPPPAPSSRSGCAAAVTSGADQVVVTEAGAGEPLTLPVPTVADAVDATGAGDVLTGTTAARLALGDPLPTAVSLGIGAASLSVTGRGGTGRIPTLTESRAVAPAVRA, from the coding sequence GTGAGCAGAACGCCGGGCAGGCCAGCAGCTAGCTCACCGCCGCCCGCGCCGTCCTCGCGCTCGGGGTGCGCTGCCGCGGTCACCTCGGGCGCCGACCAGGTGGTCGTCACTGAGGCGGGGGCGGGGGAGCCGCTCACCCTGCCGGTCCCGACGGTGGCCGACGCCGTCGACGCGACCGGCGCGGGCGATGTCCTCACCGGAACGACGGCCGCACGTCTGGCGCTCGGCGACCCGCTGCCGACGGCGGTGAGCCTGGGCATCGGCGCCGCCTCGCTGTCGGTCACCGGCCGGGGCGGCACGGGCCGCATCCCCACCCTGACGGAGTCCCGGGCCGTCGCCCCCGCCGTCCGGGCCTGA
- a CDS encoding cytochrome P450 has protein sequence MLDNAFGQEPRWDPRVFPPASRAPRAVQTAHMLRDPRGFGLSLRRRFGPVFSARVHPYRAALVCATDAATNRAVLTDHERFVGGRATALLRPALGEGSLICTPPPRHLPHRRLLLPPFQGKQLAGWEDRVREVVRAALPGLLTGGDRPTRPWAQRLTLEVVLRVVFGLRDPARVAVFRDALTAFAGTGNVSTLFLPAPLRRDLGRLSPGGRFGRLRLHVRELIREEIAARREVADRESRDDVLSTLLDRYDAGPGDQRLLDELTGLVLAGYETTATTIAWTLHLLAHHGHTRDDLVADLDAGSDRLLKAVIKESGRLRPAVYNAMRTAAEDTSLGGHPVPRHAFVAALFPITHLDPELWPQPHAFRPERHLGADPLPYALTPFGGGLRRCIGVPLAQLEAEIVVTEVLARALPEPAGPPEPARLAAVTLVPARGGRVRFRRRGTL, from the coding sequence ATGCTGGACAACGCGTTCGGACAGGAGCCGCGATGGGACCCGCGCGTCTTTCCCCCCGCCTCCCGCGCGCCACGGGCCGTACAGACCGCCCACATGCTCCGCGACCCGCGCGGATTCGGGCTCTCGCTGCGGCGGAGGTTCGGTCCGGTCTTCTCCGCACGCGTGCACCCCTACCGCGCGGCGCTGGTGTGTGCCACGGACGCCGCGACCAACCGTGCCGTTCTCACCGACCACGAGCGGTTCGTCGGCGGCCGGGCGACCGCCCTGCTGCGACCGGCGCTGGGGGAGGGCTCACTGATCTGCACACCCCCGCCGCGCCATCTGCCGCACCGCAGACTGCTGTTGCCCCCCTTCCAGGGGAAGCAGCTGGCCGGCTGGGAGGACCGCGTCCGCGAGGTTGTCCGCGCCGCGCTGCCCGGCCTGCTGACCGGCGGAGACCGCCCGACTCGGCCCTGGGCACAACGGCTGACCCTGGAGGTGGTGCTGCGGGTCGTCTTCGGGCTGCGGGATCCGGCACGGGTCGCGGTGTTCCGGGACGCGTTGACGGCCTTCGCCGGGACCGGCAACGTCTCCACCCTCTTCCTGCCCGCGCCGCTGCGCCGCGATCTGGGACGTCTGTCCCCGGGCGGACGTTTCGGACGACTCCGCTTGCACGTAAGGGAGTTGATCCGGGAAGAGATCGCCGCCCGCCGCGAGGTGGCCGATCGCGAAAGCCGCGACGATGTCCTGTCCACGCTGCTGGACCGTTACGACGCGGGCCCCGGCGACCAGCGGCTGCTGGACGAACTGACCGGGCTGGTGCTGGCCGGGTACGAGACCACGGCTACCACCATCGCCTGGACCCTCCACCTCCTCGCCCACCACGGCCACACGCGGGATGACCTGGTGGCCGACCTCGACGCGGGCTCGGACCGGTTGCTCAAGGCGGTCATCAAGGAGTCCGGCCGACTCCGGCCCGCCGTCTACAACGCCATGCGCACCGCCGCCGAGGACACCTCGCTGGGCGGACACCCGGTTCCGCGGCACGCGTTCGTCGCGGCGCTGTTCCCGATCACCCACCTCGACCCCGAACTGTGGCCGCAACCGCACGCGTTCCGGCCCGAACGACACCTCGGCGCCGATCCCCTGCCGTACGCGCTCACCCCCTTCGGCGGCGGTCTGCGGCGCTGCATCGGGGTACCGCTGGCCCAGTTGGAGGCCGAGATCGTGGTCACCGAGGTGCTGGCCCGGGCCTTGCCCGAACCGGCCGGCCCACCGGAACCGGCACGGCTGGCCGCGGTGACCCTGGTCCCCGCGCGCGGAGGACGCGTCCGGTTCCGCCGCAGGGGGACGCTGTGA
- a CDS encoding Gfo/Idh/MocA family protein produces the protein MLPDARRARGRDPRIATAIVGVSRPERVAGTRHTDTAPLTAPSQENTMPIRTAIIGFGTGGRVFHAPLLTAEPRFTVSAIVTTDPARVAAAADAYPRADILSGPDEVFARDDLGLIVITSPNSTHAPLARRAIAAGIPVVIDKPLGISSAEARSLIEEAEAAGVPLTVFQNRRWDGDFLTLRRALAAGDIGEVHQFESAFEKWAPTLIQRWKDIATPEEGGGILLDLGPHLIDQALLLFGDVVAIHAELDRRRPGAVADDDVFLALTHANGVRSRLWMNATAPANRPRFRVLGSRGVLTSHGLDPQEPQSKAGLRPLDPGFGVHADGRTALLTTPDGERPAPLLPGEHLAFYRALGDALTSGAPLPVDPRDCVRGLEIIEAARRPA, from the coding sequence ATGCTCCCGGACGCGCGCCGTGCGCGGGGCCGCGACCCCCGGATCGCCACGGCCATCGTCGGCGTCTCCCGGCCCGAGCGCGTCGCCGGGACACGGCACACCGACACAGCGCCCCTGACCGCCCCCAGCCAGGAGAACACCATGCCCATCCGTACCGCGATCATCGGCTTCGGCACCGGCGGACGCGTCTTCCACGCGCCGCTGCTCACCGCCGAGCCGCGTTTCACCGTCTCCGCGATCGTGACCACCGACCCGGCGCGGGTCGCCGCCGCGGCCGACGCGTACCCGAGGGCCGACATCCTCTCCGGCCCGGACGAAGTGTTCGCCCGCGACGATCTCGGCCTCATCGTGATCACCAGCCCGAACAGCACCCACGCCCCGCTGGCGCGGCGCGCCATCGCCGCCGGGATCCCGGTCGTGATCGACAAGCCCCTGGGGATATCCAGCGCGGAGGCGCGTTCCCTGATCGAGGAGGCCGAGGCAGCCGGGGTTCCGCTCACCGTCTTCCAGAACCGGCGCTGGGACGGGGACTTCCTCACCCTCCGCCGGGCCCTGGCGGCGGGGGACATCGGTGAGGTCCACCAGTTCGAGTCCGCCTTCGAGAAGTGGGCGCCCACCCTCATCCAGCGCTGGAAGGACATCGCGACCCCCGAGGAGGGGGGAGGCATCCTCCTCGACCTTGGCCCCCATCTCATCGACCAGGCGCTCCTGCTGTTCGGGGACGTCGTCGCCATCCACGCCGAACTGGACCGGCGCCGCCCAGGCGCCGTGGCCGACGACGATGTGTTCCTCGCGCTCACCCACGCGAACGGCGTGCGTTCACGGCTCTGGATGAACGCGACGGCCCCCGCCAACCGGCCCCGTTTCCGGGTGCTCGGCTCGCGCGGGGTCCTCACCTCGCACGGCCTTGACCCCCAGGAACCGCAGTCGAAGGCCGGCCTGCGTCCGCTGGACCCGGGCTTCGGCGTCCACGCCGACGGCCGCACCGCGCTGCTCACGACACCCGACGGTGAGCGCCCCGCTCCGTTGCTGCCCGGCGAGCACCTGGCCTTCTACCGTGCCCTGGGCGACGCGCTCACCTCGGGAGCGCCGCTCCCGGTGGATCCCCGCGACTGCGTGCGCGGGCTGGAGATCATCGAGGCAGCGCGGCGGCCCGCGTGA
- a CDS encoding aminoglycoside phosphotransferase family protein has product MADEYVLRDDDHRRVVRVGDTVRRPVHPWTPAVHALLRYLEEAGFPYSPRVRGMDDEGREILTYLDGASGPAGWAGVVDDRGLIAFARLLRAYHDAVVGFRLPEGLSWCTGENGPSDGEVICHGDFGPWNVVWRGADPVGILDWDYARPAERLHDIAYALEYVAPFRDDVECLRWLSYPQPPDRRGRMELFAAAYGLTSTGGLVEAVIDVQERTIEQVRQLAERGNQPQVHWVAAGHLDDLTRRVVWSRAHRHLFV; this is encoded by the coding sequence ATGGCCGATGAGTACGTGCTGCGAGATGACGATCACCGCAGGGTGGTGCGCGTCGGCGACACCGTCCGGCGCCCCGTACATCCGTGGACCCCGGCGGTGCACGCACTGCTCCGGTACCTCGAGGAAGCCGGTTTTCCGTACTCCCCACGGGTGCGGGGCATGGACGACGAGGGACGCGAGATCCTCACCTATCTGGACGGCGCGTCAGGGCCGGCGGGTTGGGCCGGAGTGGTCGACGACCGTGGCCTGATCGCCTTCGCCCGCCTGCTGCGCGCATACCACGACGCTGTTGTCGGGTTCCGCCTGCCCGAAGGGCTGAGCTGGTGCACCGGAGAGAACGGCCCGTCCGATGGCGAGGTGATCTGCCACGGCGACTTCGGACCGTGGAACGTCGTGTGGCGAGGTGCGGACCCCGTGGGCATTCTGGACTGGGACTACGCCCGCCCGGCGGAGCGCCTCCACGACATCGCCTACGCCCTGGAGTACGTGGCCCCGTTCCGCGATGACGTCGAATGCCTGCGCTGGCTGAGCTACCCTCAGCCCCCTGACCGCAGGGGCCGCATGGAACTCTTCGCCGCCGCCTACGGCCTCACCTCCACCGGGGGATTGGTCGAGGCGGTCATCGACGTGCAGGAACGAACCATCGAGCAGGTCCGCCAACTGGCCGAGCGGGGCAACCAGCCCCAGGTCCACTGGGTGGCCGCCGGTCATCTCGACGACCTGACGCGACGGGTCGTCTGGAGTAGGGCCCACCGCCACCTCTTCGTGTGA
- a CDS encoding TetR/AcrR family transcriptional regulator, with product MARPASALRGQILESALRLFAADGFRGTSLQDIATDAGCSKASLLYHFTTKDAILTELLTPAADGVAALLARLEGLEGEPLVDEAVTGFVEITLRFRQEMRLLFADIERASDEPGLGVMDLFEGLLDAFTARSPDSRGRVAAWMAIGAVFVTSTGNDEVPHEVLRTELILGVRRLLDHTPS from the coding sequence ATGGCACGCCCCGCTTCCGCCCTGCGCGGTCAGATCCTGGAGTCGGCACTGCGACTGTTCGCCGCGGACGGCTTCCGCGGCACCTCGCTGCAGGACATCGCGACCGATGCCGGGTGCTCGAAGGCCTCGCTCCTCTACCACTTCACCACCAAGGACGCCATCCTCACCGAGCTGCTGACCCCGGCGGCCGATGGTGTCGCCGCGCTGCTCGCCCGCCTGGAAGGGCTGGAGGGCGAGCCGCTGGTGGACGAGGCCGTCACCGGCTTTGTGGAGATCACCCTGCGTTTCCGGCAGGAGATGCGGCTGCTCTTCGCCGACATCGAGCGGGCGAGTGACGAACCCGGCCTCGGGGTCATGGATCTCTTCGAAGGGCTGCTCGACGCGTTCACCGCGCGATCCCCGGACTCCCGCGGCCGGGTGGCCGCCTGGATGGCGATCGGCGCCGTCTTCGTCACCAGCACCGGCAACGACGAAGTGCCGCACGAGGTCCTGCGCACCGAGCTGATCCTCGGCGTGCGGCGCCTCCTCGACCACACCCCCAGCTGA
- a CDS encoding MMPL family transporter, whose amino-acid sequence MATLLYRLGRFSFRARGRIAAAWLVLLALLGLAAATLMSPTTDEFSMPGTESQQALDDLGRQFPEASGATGTIVIAAPEGGGLDPAAVAPVVEEAAAIDGVIAAMDPFETGAVSPDGRYALVQLQFDTSVDKITDGQRSAYEAVGADIEDLRVEHGGEIMGGEVEIGSTEILGVLVAAVVLVITFGSLVAAGMTLLNALIGVAIGMAGLFSLTSVIELTSTAPILALMLGLAVGIDYSLFITSRYRQYLAEGVAPEEAAGRATGTAGSAVVFAGATVIIALTGLSVVGIPFLTFMGLAAAATVAVAVLVALTLLPAFLSFAGPKILPRKQRAESGTSEAPTEGFGFTWGRLITHKLRIPILLLATAGLVALTLPAQNMRLALPDAGTAAEGSPAREAYDLTAEGFGEGFNGRLIAVVNGADPQSTGAAVEEAAGLIMATDGILAVTPPQLNEQGTTALLTVIPEAGPTDTATEDAVHAIRDQVGGIEGADIALTGVTALGIDVSEKLADAMPIYLLLVVGLSILLLMLVFRSVLVPLKAALGFLLTVGATFGITVAIFQEGHLAELVGVDAPGPLVSFLPILLIGILFGLAMDYEVFLVSRMREDFVHGADPQAATVSGMGHNARVVTAAALIMTSVFGGFVFMDDPIIKSIGFALAIGVVIDAFVVRMALVPAVMSLLGRAAWWLPAPVDKVLPDLDIEGEKLNKQLAAEQREQESVPA is encoded by the coding sequence ATGGCGACCCTGCTGTACCGGCTCGGCCGGTTCTCCTTCCGGGCCCGCGGCCGAATAGCCGCGGCCTGGCTCGTCCTGCTCGCCCTGCTGGGCCTCGCGGCGGCCACACTGATGAGCCCGACGACCGACGAATTCTCCATGCCGGGAACCGAGTCGCAGCAGGCGCTGGACGACCTCGGCCGCCAGTTCCCCGAGGCCAGTGGTGCGACCGGCACGATCGTCATCGCCGCGCCCGAAGGCGGCGGCCTCGACCCGGCCGCCGTGGCACCCGTGGTGGAGGAGGCCGCCGCGATCGACGGCGTCATCGCCGCCATGGACCCCTTCGAGACCGGCGCCGTCTCCCCGGACGGCCGTTACGCCCTGGTGCAGCTGCAGTTCGACACGAGCGTCGACAAGATCACCGACGGGCAGCGGTCGGCCTATGAGGCGGTCGGAGCCGATATCGAGGACCTGCGGGTCGAGCACGGCGGCGAGATCATGGGTGGCGAGGTGGAGATCGGCTCCACCGAGATCCTGGGCGTCCTGGTCGCGGCGGTGGTCCTGGTCATCACCTTCGGCTCGCTCGTCGCCGCCGGTATGACCCTGCTGAACGCGCTGATCGGCGTCGCCATCGGCATGGCCGGCCTCTTCTCCCTCACCAGCGTCATCGAACTGACCTCCACCGCGCCGATCCTGGCACTGATGCTGGGCCTGGCCGTCGGCATCGACTACTCCCTGTTCATCACCTCCCGCTACCGCCAGTACCTCGCGGAAGGCGTCGCACCCGAGGAAGCGGCCGGCCGCGCGACCGGCACCGCCGGCTCCGCCGTCGTCTTCGCGGGGGCCACCGTCATCATCGCGCTCACCGGGCTCTCCGTCGTCGGCATCCCCTTCCTGACCTTCATGGGCCTCGCCGCCGCCGCGACCGTCGCGGTCGCCGTCCTGGTGGCGCTCACCCTGCTGCCGGCCTTCCTCTCCTTCGCCGGGCCGAAGATCCTGCCCCGCAAGCAGCGCGCGGAGAGCGGCACGTCCGAAGCTCCCACCGAGGGCTTCGGCTTCACCTGGGGACGGCTTATCACCCACAAGCTCCGGATCCCGATCCTGCTGCTGGCCACGGCCGGGCTCGTCGCGCTCACCCTCCCCGCCCAGAACATGCGCCTCGCCCTGCCCGACGCAGGCACCGCGGCCGAGGGGTCGCCCGCCCGTGAGGCCTACGACCTGACGGCCGAAGGCTTCGGCGAGGGCTTCAACGGACGCCTGATCGCGGTGGTCAACGGCGCGGACCCGCAGTCCACCGGCGCGGCCGTCGAGGAGGCCGCCGGGCTCATCATGGCGACCGACGGCATCCTCGCCGTCACCCCGCCGCAGCTGAACGAACAGGGCACCACCGCGCTGCTCACCGTCATCCCCGAAGCCGGCCCCACCGACACCGCCACCGAGGACGCCGTCCACGCGATCCGTGACCAGGTCGGTGGAATCGAGGGAGCGGACATCGCGCTGACCGGCGTCACCGCTCTGGGCATCGACGTCTCCGAGAAGCTCGCCGACGCCATGCCGATCTACCTGCTCCTGGTGGTGGGGCTGTCCATCCTGCTGCTGATGCTGGTCTTCCGGTCCGTCCTGGTCCCGCTGAAGGCCGCGCTGGGCTTCCTGCTCACCGTGGGCGCGACCTTCGGCATCACGGTGGCGATCTTCCAGGAGGGCCACCTCGCGGAACTGGTCGGCGTCGACGCTCCCGGTCCGCTCGTGAGCTTCCTGCCGATCCTGCTCATCGGCATCCTGTTCGGCCTGGCCATGGACTACGAGGTCTTCCTCGTCTCCCGGATGCGCGAGGACTTCGTGCACGGTGCCGACCCGCAGGCGGCCACCGTCAGCGGCATGGGCCACAACGCTCGCGTCGTCACGGCCGCCGCGCTCATCATGACCTCGGTGTTCGGCGGGTTCGTGTTCATGGACGACCCGATCATCAAGTCCATCGGATTCGCCCTCGCCATCGGTGTGGTCATCGATGCCTTCGTCGTGCGCATGGCGCTGGTCCCGGCCGTGATGTCCCTGCTCGGCCGGGCCGCCTGGTGGCTGCCGGCGCCCGTGGACAAGGTGCTGCCCGACCTCGACATCGAGGGCGAGAAGCTGAACAAGCAGCTCGCCGCGGAGCAGCGCGAGCAGGAGTCCGTCCCGGCCTGA
- a CDS encoding nucleoside/nucleotide kinase family protein, producing the protein MTGYALLLIGGGAGVGKTTVGWEVSAVLRARGTAHCLLEGDYMDQIHPAPAGDPHRSAITERNTAAIWANYAALGQRRLIDTNTVSVLEEPMLRRAMGGGEIRVTRVLLTAGETTVRERLAGREIGSQLDAHIESSLRNARHLDEEAPPGTIRIPTDGRSVHAIALDILRSASW; encoded by the coding sequence ATGACCGGTTACGCGTTGTTGCTCATCGGCGGTGGTGCGGGTGTCGGGAAGACGACCGTGGGGTGGGAGGTGTCCGCCGTGCTGCGGGCGAGGGGAACGGCGCACTGCCTGCTGGAGGGGGACTACATGGATCAGATTCATCCCGCCCCGGCCGGAGACCCGCACCGCTCAGCGATCACGGAGCGGAACACCGCCGCGATCTGGGCGAATTACGCCGCTCTCGGTCAGCGCCGCCTCATCGACACGAACACGGTCAGCGTTCTGGAGGAGCCGATGCTCAGGCGCGCCATGGGCGGGGGTGAGATCAGGGTCACCCGGGTCCTGCTCACGGCCGGGGAAACCACCGTCCGGGAGCGGCTGGCAGGGCGGGAAATCGGGTCCCAGCTCGACGCGCACATCGAGTCGAGCCTGCGGAACGCACGGCATCTCGACGAGGAAGCGCCGCCGGGGACCATCCGCATTCCGACGGACGGTCGCTCCGTCCACGCCATCGCCCTGGACATCCTGCGGAGCGCTTCCTGGTAG
- the map gene encoding type I methionyl aminopeptidase produces MIEILNPTLLARARTTGAVVADILQTLRGRSTVGTNLLDIDRWAKEMIAGAGASSCYVDYAPSFGRGPFGHYICTAVNDAVLHGRPHDYTLADGDLLTLDLAVSKGGIAADAAISFLVGTQRPAESLAMIDATERALAAGISAAGPGARIGDISHAIGTVLSEAGYPVNTEFGGHGIGSTMHQDPHVPNTGRPGRGYTLRPGLLLALEPWVMADTARLVTDADGWTLRSATGCRTAHTEHTIAVTDDGAEILTLPK; encoded by the coding sequence ATGATCGAGATTCTCAACCCCACCCTGCTGGCACGGGCAAGAACCACCGGCGCCGTCGTCGCTGACATCCTGCAGACGCTGAGGGGCCGGAGCACGGTCGGCACGAACCTGCTGGACATCGACCGGTGGGCCAAGGAGATGATCGCCGGGGCGGGAGCGTCCTCCTGTTACGTCGACTACGCGCCGTCCTTCGGACGCGGACCGTTCGGCCACTACATCTGCACGGCCGTCAACGACGCCGTACTGCACGGGCGGCCTCACGACTACACGCTCGCCGACGGGGATCTGCTGACCCTCGATCTCGCGGTCTCCAAGGGCGGAATCGCCGCGGACGCCGCCATCAGCTTCCTCGTGGGCACCCAAAGGCCCGCGGAGAGCCTGGCGATGATCGACGCGACCGAACGGGCGCTGGCCGCGGGGATCTCCGCCGCTGGCCCCGGGGCGCGGATCGGCGACATCTCCCACGCCATCGGTACGGTCCTGAGCGAGGCCGGGTACCCGGTCAACACCGAGTTCGGAGGCCACGGCATCGGATCAACGATGCATCAGGACCCCCACGTCCCCAACACCGGGCGACCGGGGCGCGGTTACACGCTGCGCCCCGGGCTGCTGCTCGCCCTGGAGCCCTGGGTCATGGCGGACACCGCCCGACTCGTCACCGACGCCGACGGCTGGACGCTCCGCAGCGCGACCGGCTGCCGGACGGCACACACCGAACACACGATCGCTGTCACCGATGACGGCGCCGAAATCCTCACCCTGCCGAAGTGA